Part of the Oncorhynchus kisutch isolate 150728-3 linkage group LG2, Okis_V2, whole genome shotgun sequence genome, AGAGAGAATGGGCCGACCTGCCGACCTACTCCAGGGACAGTCATACattatagggggagagagagaggaaagagggagagggtgggggaaatggggatggggaagagagagagcaagagaggaagagtgatggGGACAGGGGGGGGCATGTACTGTATCCATTGTGCATACAAATAAGGGCAATAGGAAGATAAATGGGTAGATAGACAGGgaaagaacgagagaaagaaagagaaggagaaatagaTAAAGAGGATaagagagaaagattgagggaGTGCATCCCTAGAGAGCAGCAATTGCCTAGACTAGCACTGTCTGAAGCACTTTCTGTCCTTGTTCATACTGTGTCTTGAGATGCATTGAATCATTCAAAAAGCCATAACAGCAAGTGATTCTTATTTTTTTGAGAGGGTGCATAATGACAATGTATTATTGGAATGTACCTGATCGTATAACTCAAAGATCTTGTTGAACTCTCTCCTCACCATCTTCACATTCTGTGACAGAAAGACgagcgagagggggaggaaaatagagggagaggagacaatgGAGTCAAGGTCAATCTGATTTTCCGATTCCCTCTTGGATTTACTCTGGGAATAACCACCAACCTGAAACTTGAGTAGAAAGTTCTCCTCGTCCGGTAGCAGcctgttaaaaaaaaacacacacacattggaagAATTGTGTTCAGGTAATATACAGCACGATGTGGAGACAGATATATCATTCATATCACACAGGAGAAAACTTCATAAGCAGACCTCGCCATTTCTGCCAAACACAACTTCCCATCGTGGTTTGAGTCGAATATTTTGAGCTGGAagataaaaataaacaaacaaattaaATATCTCTACAAAACAGAAAATGAAGGACTATACTGTACGGAGCTATTTGTTATAGCCATTTAGCTACAGTGTTCTCAATGTTGTTGCGGAGGCTAGCTGCACAAGTATAAACTATATTCTTACTGTGGTATGTGTATACTCGTCTAACTTCTTTTCGTCATATGGTTTCTTAGCCTTCTGAAGCAGATCTTTCAAAAAGTTCTGGAAATGAAGCAAAGGCAGAAAGATCAGTTTGACAACAACGCCTGCTATAGCAGAAACATTTGAAATGTAATGCTGTCTGGGAGGTACAGTCAGGTCCAgaaatattggcacccttgataaagatgagcaaacaaagactgtataaaataaataatgcaaATACTGAGCTACGGTGTCTTCATAAAGTATtcctaccccttgacttattccacattgtgttgtgttacagcctgaattcaaaatggattcaattgagaaaAGTTCTCACCcttctaaacacaataccccattacgacaaagtgaaaacatgttttttagaaagtttagcaaatttattgaaaatgaaatacacaaACAACTAATTGACATAAGTATTAacaaccctttgctatgacactccaaattgagctcaggtgcttccaatttcctttgatcgtccttgagatgtcgctacaacttgattggagtacacccgTGGCCAATTCAAtggtttggacatgatttagaaagaaccacacctgtctatataaggtcccacagttgacagagcacgtcagagcaaaaactataccatgaagtccaaggaactgtccgtagatctcTGAGCtataattgtgatgaggcatatacctggggaagggtaaaaaaacaaacatttctaaagtgttgaaagtttccaagagcacagtggtctccatcattgggaaactGAAAAAATATGGacctacccagactctgcctagagtcTGACCAAACTGACCAACCGGACAAGAAGTACCTtagtcagggagatgaccaagaaatCAATGGccgtgacagaactacagagttcttTGGCTGAggtgggagaacctgccagaaggacaaccgtctctgcagcacttcaccaatctgggctttatggtagagtggccagactgaaggcATTCGTGAGAAAAATACACATGACCACACGCTTGGGAGTTTGCTAAAAGCCACATGAAAGACTCATTTAAtctcattgaaaatctgtggaaagacttgaagattgctgttagccatctaatttaacagagcttgagaaaatctgcaaggaagaatgggagaaaatctcaaaatccagatgtgcaaagctgatacagacatacccaagatgactcaaaacTGTCAtcaccgccaaaggtgcttctacaaagtattgacttggggtgtgaatacttatgtaaatgagatatttctgtatttcattttcaataaatttgcaaaaatgtctaaacattatcactttgtcattatggggtgttgtgtgtagatgggtgaggaaaacaACATtatgtaatcaattttgaattcaggctgtaaccccCCTTTGGCATTCTTCCTATTTTGTTGACTTACAACctgaaattaaaatatatatattttttaggggTTTGTATCATccgatttacacaacatgcctaccactttgaagatgcaacatatttttgtgaaacaaacaaggaaTAAGagaaaacagaacttgagcgtgcataactattcacccccaaaTTCAATACTTTTTAGAGACACCTTTTCAGCAATgtcagctgcaagtctcttggggtatgtctctataagcatggcacatctagccactgggatttttgcccattcttcaaggcaaaactgctccagctccttcaagttgaatgggttccactggtgtacagcaatctttaagtcataccacagattctcaattggattgaggtctgggctttgactaggccattccaagacatttaaatgtttccccttaaaccacttgagtgttgctttagcagtatgcgtAGGGTCATTGTTGTGCTGGAAGGTCAAcctcccagtctcagtctcaaatctctggaagactgaaacaggtttccctcaaggatttccctgtatttagcaccatccatcattccttcaattctgaccagtttcctagtccctgctgatgaaaaacatccccacagcatgatgctgctggtgatgagaggtgttgggtttgcgccagacatagcgttttccttgatggccaaaaagctacatttttgacTCATCTGACCAGATCATCTACCTTCTTCTATATTTTTGGGGAGTCTCcatttggtgaacaccaaacgtgtttgcttatttttttctttaagcaatggctttttttctggccactcttccgtaaagcccagctctgtggagtgcatggcttaaagtggtcctatggacagatactccagtctccactgtggagctttgcagctccttcaggtttatctttggtctctttgttgcctctctgattaatgccctccttgcctggtctgtgagttttggtgggcggccctctcttggcaagtttgctgtggtgccatattctttccattttttaataatggatttaatggtgctccgtcaGATGTTCAAAGttacagatatttttttataacccaaccctgatctgtacttctccgcaactttatccctgacctgtttggagagctccttggtcgtcatggtgccgcttgcttggttgtgccccttgcttggtggtgttgcagactctggggcctttcagaacaggtgtactgagatcatatgacagatcatgtgacgcttagattgcacacaggcagactttatttaactaattatgtgacttctgaaggtaattagttgcaccagatcttatttaggggcttcataacaaagggggtgaatatatatgcacgcaccacttttccataaaaaaaaatatgtatttttttgaaacaagttctttttttcattttacttcaccaaattggactattttgtgtatgtccattacatgaaatccaaataaaaatctatttaaattacaggttgtaatgcaacaaaataagaaaaacaccCAGGGGGATGAATACATTtgcaatgcactgtatattgtacACTCAACATAAACtgaaaaatgtaattattttataCTAACATAGTTGCTCAgagagagattttgtttaacGAGTAATACTTTTTTTCACAAGaagataggggtcaaaatgattggcacccctgttttcaatacctcaccttgcgaggataatgGTACTGAgcctttttcaaaaatgttttatggattggagaacacattggaaaGCATCTTAGACCCTTTCTTCATACAGATCCATGGTATCCTTCATTTGTCCGTATGgacctcttcaattcaaaccaaagGTTTtgaatggggttcaagtccggagactgtgatggccattgcaaaatgtagatttttgtGGTCAACTAACCAtatctttgtggattttgatgtgtgcttggggttattgtcttgctggaagatccacttgtggccaagtttcagcctcctggcagaggcaaccaggttttgggctaaaatgtcttggtactgggtaaagttcatgatgacATTGACCTTAaaaagggccccaggaccagtggaagctaAATAGCccaataacatcaaagatccacctgcatattttacagtaggtatggggatTTTTTGTGCAAATTCATATTTTTTGtgacgccaaacccaccactggcgtgagtggccaaagagctctattttcatgtcatcagATAAATGTTAACACAAtgttaacaaaatatatttagattttttgtaacacttttttggttactacatgattccatatgtgttatttcatagttttgatgtcttcactattattctacaatgcagacaATAGTACAACtaaagaataacccttgaatgaataggtgtgtacaaacctttgactggtactgtacatgagtGAAACTTTGGTATACGGGTTAAGAAAAACAAAACTCCCCCCGGGATTCCTACAAAACGCTAAATTACCAAAATGATTTACAATACAAAGTGATTCCAAGTTACAGTCCAGATGAGCATTGACCTCAGAGGCTCCTTGTGAGCCTCTATCCCCATAATGAAATAGAGAGGACAGTGAGACAGTTCATCAAGACACAAATTAGGAGGCACTACACACACCGGCAGGCATTGCTCACCTTCAGCTCATCTGCTTCAATGTAGCCACTATGGTCTGCATCATAACATCGCCAAGCCTGGAATGAGACAATGGGTGAAAGAGGGGTTTGTATCATCAATGAGGAGAGAATAGTTAAATCAGTTAAAAACTATGTTTATGTCATGAGTCACTTGAAAACATTTAAATAGATAATCTTGGTTAATAGAAAAATACCTGCATAAATTCCGCACAAGACTTCAACTGTTGCCGGAAAAATAACAAGAAGTTCTCCTCTGTGGGCAATATTTGTACTAGCTGTGACACAGAGAAAAGGGGAAAATATATAAGAGATCATACTGTATTGTCCTGAAACATGGTAACATTGGTTGAACATCCCATTTATTTTTAACAGTTGATCAGTGGCAAACAATGGCACCCAATGACAGTTTAGCCACCACCCACTAGGCACAGATGTCATTTAAACGTCTAGTTtcaatttacatttggttgagttgggtgaaaaaaatacaaaattcccttatgttgattactttttgcaaatccaatcagtttttcaTGTTGATTGAACGCCATCATTGTGGCGTACCGCAGACATGCCACGAGGGGGAGTCTCgttgaggtgacagacagaggggctgattgctcaccagccATACTGGGCCCATAAAGCTGCCAGGTGGGCAGCACATGGGAGGGTTGCTACCGGACAGGGCAAGTCTAAGAACGTGGTCAGACCAGGGTTGACGTTTACCCACTATCAACGGAGGATGACGACATCAAGACCTACCTCTGCACGTTTGAACGGACAATACTCCGGGAAGGTTGTCCCAAGGCGAAGGGGGCGAGTCTGCTGGCTCCGTTCCTGTCCGGAGACGCCCAAAAGGCATATTATGAACTCAACACAGAACAGACGGCTAACTATGACTGTCTCAAGAGGGAGGTACTCAGCCACTACGGATACAGCCTGGCCCAACTGGTCCACGACGGGAGGTTTGTGGCCGAAGCTTCCCCCACGAGCCCAGATGAGCGACCTTCACCAGGGCATGGCTCCTAACCGACATAGCCATCCTCCTTGTTATCAACAATGTGGTCATGGACCGCTTCTTAATGGCGCTACCTCACATGAAGAGGTCGGCGAGCCTACGCACCCAGACCTTGGAGGACCTCTTGTGAGCTGTGGAGACGCATCAGAATACCGGCCTTGCTGAAGGGGATGCAGGCCAAATCTGTCAGAGGGGACAGAAGGATGACCCCACCACTGTACTCCCAATATGACAGTCAGCTGGGCTAAAGGACTGCAGACCCACGGAGAGACAGCTGGAGGAGAGTCGACCCGTTGCTAAGAACCCCAGGTGTATGAAGACCAAAGGAGGTGTTTTGAGTGTGGCGCCCGGGAACACCTCGCATCGAATTGTCCGGGTCAAGAAGAGTGAATGCCATCATCGGGCCCTGGAGATTAGTTGTGCCATGCAGTAAACTATGTTACCTCATGCTGGGCCCACAGTGAACCACCAGTACCCACCTGCTGAACAACCGGAAGAGGAGCCCATGCTGCCCCTCTTCAATTTCCAGTGGAAGGATCTGAACTTGAAAGTGCCCCAGGCCTCCACTGGGTCTCCTCCTCTACAGAGGAGACCAAGTGGCCTACTGGATCTCGCCATGGAGGTGTGGGAAGCCTAGCCGACCCCCTTACGCAGCGTGGTGGAACACGTAGAGACGATGAGGGAGCGGAAGACAGGCATATGGCCAGTGGTAAGGGAACATATGGTGAAGGCCCAGTGCGCCCAAGCCAAGGTCTGCAATTGGGGTACCCAGCCCAGAGAGTTCCATGTGGGTGAGAAGGTGCTAGTTTTAATCCCTAATGCAGAAAGTAGGTTCCTGGCAACATGGCACGGCCCATACGAGGTGACAGAGAAGCTGGGACCCATAAATTACCGCGTAGGGCAGCCAGGGAGACGGAAACACCAACAGATTTACCACGTGAACCTATTGAAGAGGTGACACGTGATGACAGCCTTGGCCGTGTTGTGGTCAAAACCCAGGACGTCGAAGGGACCAGTGGTGGTCTCGAGCAATGCGGACCTCGGACCGACCCAGAAGCAAGCTCTCCGAGAGCTCATCGATCGGAACCCCGCCGTGTTTTCCAAGGGTGGACGAGTTCATCGACCGGTTGGGAAAGGTCCAGTACATCAGCATCCTGGACCTGACCAAGGGATATTGGCAGGTACCCTTGGCAGCCTCCTCCTGGGAAAAGACAGCATTCTCAACACCGGACAGCTTATACCAATACCGGGTCCTCCCGTTTGGTCTCCATGGAGCCCCGCCCACGTTCCAGCACCTGATGGACCGAGTCCTCAGACCCCACCAACAGTACGCAGCGGCCTATTTGGATGACATCATCACCCACAGCCAAGGTTGGGAAGAACACCTGACGCGCTTCTAGGCGGTACTGGATGTGCTCATGCAGGCCGGATTGACATCGAATCCCAAGAAATGCAAGCTGGGGTTCGAGGAGGTGAAGTACCTGGGTTATTTGATCGGACATGGAAACGTCAAACCCAAGGAGAGGAAGGTCCAGGCGGTTCGTGACTGGCCCGTTCCCCAAGGCACAGGTCAAGTCCTTCCTGGTGCTTGTGGGATACTATAGCTGGTTAATCCCCAACTTTGCGGCTATAGCCCTTATCGATCTGACCAGCACCCGCCTCCCAAAAACACACAGCTGGCTGCTGAGAAATGCATTGTAAATCCGGTTTGAGACCCAGCCTAAACTTTCAGACTATTCCCACTAGACTAGCCATCAGACAGCTGCAACATAACCATTCCGGGGGCATTGAAACACCCCACGCCAACAAAAAAAATTCTAACAGGGCTCCTGTTCTTCCATCATGCTGCTGAAGAATCTAATTTAAACGGCAATCTCGTATTCCAAACACAATAGATGTTATTTCCACTTTCAAATTATGCGTATTACCTCTATTTTTGTGTaatcattgtgtgtgtttgtgtgcgatGGTGCGTGGGTGCATTTGTGTACAGCTGAATGATCCTGTCTGTCAGCTAAAGCTTCAGAGTATCCATCTATAGCAGAGATATGAATCCCCTTGACCCTGCACGGCTAAATTGACTGTCTTTAAAAATAATATTTGAACACCTTTCATAGAGGGAGAAACCCCCTCTAAACCTGGCAGTGTTTCAAGATCCGGTGTCCCTGAAAGTCCCAAATTCTAGGTGGGCCTTAACCTACTGCATCATGAGGTTATGTAGACTCTTACCTCAACAATTCCAATTTTGGCATCTGTATTTTTCTCATATTCCTGTACAAAAGCCTTCATTTGGTCTGTAAGCTcctatgagagagagaaaattacATTGTCAATTAATTGCAGTAGCTTTTACCTTGAAGAATTACATACAAATCTCAACATATAAACATATAATTTGTTAACATCGAAACTAAATAGGGATACACACATCCTTATAACAAGTAATTATGTTTTATGCAGGGAAGATTTTAGTTGTTTGAAATACAAGCATGGATAGCATGAGGACTCAGTAATCTGCTCAATTATCTAGAAAGGCTATTTAGTAGGCACCTGGTGCCGTGAAAGACCTTGTATACCTTGTGTCCTCACAAACACCATTTAACATGACAAGCAGATTAGGAGCGAGTGTTGTAATCTTCACCCATCAGAGCACAATTCTAATAGAGTCTTGACACTGGTCAGTCCATGTCGCTGCACACATACAGATGGCCAAGCGATGCATTGATTATGCATGTACGAAGGTGCCCAACCAGCCCTCAaagtctcatgtcagaattagacattgatccatgtttctcaaatggcAAATTTAGAAGTTGTTCCAAATGTAAAgtttcaaagtgtttaaggttaagtttaggcattaactctgaattgttatggttagggttaagttcaggcatttATTCAaaattcttaaggttaggcatcaactctgaatggttaaggtacgggttaaggttaggcatcaactctgaatggttaaggtacgggttaaggttaggcatcaactctgaatggttaaggtacgggttaaggttaggcatcaactctgaatggttaaggtacgggttaaggttaggcatcaactctgaatggttaaggtacgggttaaggttaggcatcaactctgaatggttaaggtacgggttaaggttaggcatcaactctgaatggttaaggtacgggttaaggttaggcatcaactctgaatggttaaggtacgggttaaggttaggcatcaactctgaatggttaaggtacgggttaaggttaggcatcaactctgaatggttaaggtacgggttaaggttaggcatcaactctgaatggttaaggtacgggttaaggttaggcatcaactctgaatggttaaggtacgggttaaggttaggcatcaactctgaatggttaaggtacgggttaaggttagacatcaactctgaatggttaaggtacgggttaaggttaggcatcaactctgaatggttaaggtacgggttaaggttaggcatcaactctgaatggttaaggtacgggttaaggttaggcatcaactctgaatggttaaggtacgggttaaggttaggcatcaactctgaatggttaaggtacgggttaaggttaggcatcaactctgaatggttaaggtacgggttaaggttaggcatcaactctgaatggttaaggtacgggttaaggttaggcatcaactctgaatggttaaggtacgggttaaggttaggcatcaactctgaatggttaaggtacgggttaaggttaggcatcaactctgaatggttaaggtacgggttaaggttaggcatcaactctgaatggttaaggtacgggttaag contains:
- the LOC109901898 gene encoding calbindin; translation: MANAYLQGVEISASQFLDIFHHYDNDGNGYIEGKELQSFIKELQQARKQAGLELTDQMKAFVQEYEKNTDAKIGIVELVQILPTEENFLLFFRQQLKSCAEFMQAWRCYDADHSGYIEADELKNFLKDLLQKAKKPYDEKKLDEYTHTTLKIFDSNHDGKLCLAEMARLLPDEENFLLKFQNVKMVRREFNKIFELYDQDENGYMDENELDALLKDLCEKNKKVLEVNKIPTYKTAIMALSDGGKLYRTELALVLCAEDISAPAPL